From Sphingomonas hengshuiensis, one genomic window encodes:
- the ctaD gene encoding cytochrome c oxidase subunit I — MTPLRRHRALTAIWGTPRGWRGTIASVNHSDIGRRFILAAFAFFAIGGILAMLIRAQLATPDSAFVGPAVYNQLFTMHGSIMMFLFAIPMFEGLALYMLPKMLGSRDMAFPRLSAYGWWCYLFGGSILIGALALGVAPDGGWFMYTPLSSKAYTPGINADVWLLGITFVEISAISAAIEIIVSVLKLRAPGMRLDRMPLFAWYLLITAFMMIVAFPPLILGSILLEVERAFDWPFFDPVRGGSAMLWQHLFWLFGHPEVYIIFLPAAGVVSTVLPVMARTTILGYGWIVAALLALAFLSFGLWVHHMFTTGIPHMALGFFSAASALVAVPTAIQVFAWIGTLWNGRPELKLPMLYLLGFFQVFVLGGLTGVMLAMVPFDGQAHDSYFVVAHLHYVLVGGFIFPMLAGAHYWLPHFTGRARVPRLGEAAFWLIIIGFNLTFFLMHLTGLLGMPRRIYSYSGDMGWTWLNLLSSVGSFIMAFGFALFAIDVGLQIFASRRSRRNPWRAGTLEWAMPLPPAAYNIASQPHVDDREPLAADPELALKLVRGEGYLPEARYGWRETMAVDSATGAVDHVVILPGNTRLPILTAVVTGGFFLSLLLGQYWLALLPLAGVVALGWRWAWLLGAREDVGAVAIGLGQTAPIHREVAGAPSWWGTSLLLVADATLLASLVFGYAFLWVVAPNWPPPERIDGGVAIGVIAAAAAVSAAVLARRAQASVGTGSLGPARRAALAGAAAQAIVAGALVATGVTALPAPTGHAYAAASWALIAYATLHAAIALLCNGFLAARIRAGYVSAARAQEAAIARLFGDYAAVATILVLLCLFVPELVA; from the coding sequence ATGACCCCCTTGCGGCGACACCGCGCGCTGACTGCGATCTGGGGCACCCCCAGGGGATGGCGCGGGACGATCGCGTCGGTCAACCATTCGGACATCGGCCGGCGCTTCATCCTTGCCGCGTTCGCTTTTTTCGCGATCGGCGGGATATTGGCGATGCTGATCCGTGCGCAGCTTGCGACGCCGGACAGCGCCTTCGTCGGCCCCGCCGTCTATAACCAGCTCTTCACGATGCATGGCAGCATCATGATGTTCCTGTTCGCGATCCCGATGTTCGAGGGGCTGGCGCTGTACATGCTCCCCAAGATGCTGGGGAGCCGCGACATGGCCTTCCCCCGGCTGTCGGCCTATGGCTGGTGGTGCTATCTGTTCGGCGGGAGCATCCTGATCGGGGCGCTCGCGCTCGGCGTGGCGCCCGATGGCGGATGGTTCATGTACACCCCGCTATCGTCCAAGGCCTATACGCCGGGGATCAACGCCGATGTCTGGTTGCTCGGCATCACCTTTGTCGAGATTTCAGCGATTTCCGCCGCGATCGAGATCATCGTCTCGGTGCTCAAGCTGCGCGCGCCGGGGATGCGGCTGGACCGGATGCCGCTGTTCGCCTGGTATCTGCTGATCACCGCCTTCATGATGATCGTGGCGTTTCCGCCGCTGATCCTGGGTTCGATCCTGCTGGAGGTCGAGCGCGCGTTCGATTGGCCGTTCTTCGATCCCGTGCGGGGCGGAAGTGCGATGCTGTGGCAGCATTTGTTCTGGCTGTTCGGCCACCCTGAGGTCTACATCATCTTCCTGCCCGCCGCCGGAGTGGTATCGACGGTGCTGCCGGTGATGGCCCGCACCACGATCCTCGGCTATGGCTGGATCGTGGCGGCGTTGCTTGCGCTGGCGTTCCTCAGCTTCGGGCTGTGGGTCCACCACATGTTCACCACCGGCATACCACACATGGCGCTGGGGTTCTTCTCCGCAGCGTCGGCGCTGGTCGCGGTGCCGACCGCGATCCAGGTGTTCGCGTGGATCGGGACATTGTGGAACGGCAGGCCGGAGCTTAAGCTGCCGATGCTGTACCTGCTCGGTTTCTTCCAGGTATTCGTGCTGGGCGGGCTGACGGGCGTGATGCTGGCGATGGTGCCGTTCGACGGGCAGGCGCATGACAGCTATTTCGTCGTCGCCCATCTTCACTACGTGCTGGTCGGCGGGTTCATTTTCCCGATGCTCGCGGGCGCGCATTACTGGCTGCCTCATTTCACCGGGCGGGCGCGGGTCCCGCGACTGGGCGAGGCGGCGTTCTGGCTGATAATAATCGGGTTCAACCTCACCTTCTTCCTGATGCACCTGACCGGGCTGCTGGGGATGCCGCGGCGCATCTATTCCTATTCCGGCGACATGGGGTGGACATGGCTCAACCTGTTGTCGTCGGTGGGCAGCTTCATCATGGCGTTCGGGTTCGCGTTGTTCGCGATCGATGTCGGGCTCCAGATTTTCGCCTCGCGCCGCAGCCGCCGCAATCCGTGGCGCGCGGGCACGCTGGAATGGGCGATGCCGCTTCCCCCCGCCGCGTATAACATCGCCAGCCAGCCGCATGTCGACGACCGCGAGCCGCTTGCGGCCGATCCCGAGCTGGCGCTCAAGCTCGTGCGCGGCGAGGGGTATCTGCCCGAAGCGCGGTATGGCTGGCGCGAGACGATGGCAGTGGACAGTGCCACTGGCGCAGTCGACCATGTCGTCATCCTGCCGGGCAATACCCGGCTGCCGATCCTGACTGCCGTGGTGACCGGCGGTTTCTTTCTGTCGCTGCTGCTCGGCCAATATTGGCTCGCGCTTCTCCCGCTGGCCGGGGTGGTAGCGCTGGGGTGGCGTTGGGCGTGGCTGCTCGGTGCGCGCGAGGATGTGGGTGCCGTCGCGATCGGGCTGGGCCAGACTGCGCCGATCCATCGCGAAGTCGCGGGGGCGCCGAGCTGGTGGGGGACCAGCTTGCTGCTCGTCGCCGATGCCACGCTGCTGGCGTCGCTGGTGTTTGGCTATGCGTTTCTCTGGGTGGTCGCGCCGAACTGGCCGCCCCCCGAACGGATCGACGGCGGTGTCGCGATCGGGGTGATCGCCGCCGCGGCGGCGGTGTCGGCCGCAGTGCTGGCGCGCCGGGCGCAGGCATCGGTCGGAACCGGATCGCTCGGCCCGGCCCGGCGGGCTGCGCTGGCAGGCGCGGCGGCGCAGGCGATCGTCGCCGGCGCGTTGGTCGCGACCGGGGTCACGGCATTGCCGGCGCCGACCGGCCATGCCTATGCCGCCGCGAGTTGGGCGCTGATCGCTTATGCGACGCTGCATGCCGCCATCGCCTTGCTGTGCAACGGCTTCCTCGCGGCGCGCATCCGGGCGGGCTATGTTTCGGCGGCGCGCGCGCAGGAGGCGGCGATCGCCCGGCTGTTCGGCGACTATGCCGCGGTGGCGACGATCCTCGTGCTGCTATGCCTGTTCGTTCCGGAGCTGGTGGCATGA
- the coxB gene encoding cytochrome c oxidase subunit II gives MPALIAGGCAGPLSTLDAQGPAADDIATLWWGMLAGAAILSLLVFGLLALAFRRRQRGGAGGAGLWIGWLGVAMPAVILTVLLGYALMLGERTIARPAPGVLKVDATGHQWYWSFRQPGAAGVIETRDVLNIPAGRPIDVQIGSTDVIHSFWVPRLGGKMDAVPGQVNVLRLEASAPGIFEGQCAEFCGLHHARNRFRVIAHDPAGWAAFQNGAGR, from the coding sequence ATGCCAGCCTTGATTGCCGGCGGCTGCGCCGGGCCGTTGTCCACGCTCGACGCACAGGGCCCGGCGGCGGACGACATTGCGACTTTGTGGTGGGGGATGCTCGCAGGCGCGGCGATACTGTCGCTGCTGGTGTTCGGATTGCTCGCGCTTGCGTTCCGCCGGCGGCAGCGGGGCGGGGCGGGGGGCGCAGGCTTGTGGATCGGCTGGCTGGGCGTCGCGATGCCTGCGGTCATTCTGACGGTCCTGCTCGGCTATGCGCTGATGCTGGGCGAACGGACGATCGCCAGGCCCGCGCCGGGGGTGCTCAAGGTCGATGCGACCGGGCACCAATGGTATTGGAGCTTTCGCCAGCCGGGCGCGGCGGGGGTGATCGAGACCCGCGACGTGCTGAACATCCCCGCCGGGCGCCCGATCGACGTCCAGATCGGCTCGACCGACGTCATTCACAGCTTCTGGGTCCCCCGGCTGGGCGGCAAGATGGACGCCGTCCCCGGCCAGGTGAATGTGCTGCGGCTGGAGGCGAGCGCGCCGGGAATTTTCGAGGGGCAATGCGCCGAATTCTGCGGGCTGCACCATGCCCGCAACCGCTTCCGAGTCATCGCGCACGATCCTGCGGGCTGGGCTGCTTTTCAGAATGGAGCCGGGCGATGA
- a CDS encoding DUF2231 domain-containing protein encodes MADETQIDGALIDPVSAQPNFHRTESKIAIAGHPIHAMLVAFPIALTMCTLGADGFYWWTGDAFWARAGLWASGTAFLFGLLAGVSGTVELLLVPGIRARAASWTHFVIAVMLLSILGANWGYRLTMGYEQAVLPIGVLLSAFAAGFAAVTGWHGGKLVFDYHIGTSSTGKG; translated from the coding sequence ATGGCAGACGAAACGCAAATCGACGGCGCGCTGATCGACCCCGTATCGGCGCAACCGAATTTCCATCGCACCGAGTCGAAGATCGCGATTGCCGGCCATCCGATCCACGCGATGCTGGTCGCTTTCCCGATCGCCCTGACCATGTGCACTCTCGGCGCCGACGGGTTCTACTGGTGGACCGGCGATGCGTTCTGGGCGCGCGCGGGGCTGTGGGCCAGCGGCACGGCATTCCTGTTCGGGCTGCTCGCGGGGGTTTCGGGCACCGTGGAACTGCTGCTCGTGCCCGGAATCCGCGCGCGGGCCGCCAGTTGGACTCACTTCGTCATCGCCGTGATGCTGCTTTCGATCCTTGGGGCGAATTGGGGCTATCGCCTGACCATGGGATATGAGCAGGCGGTACTGCCGATCGGCGTGTTGCTGTCCGCGTTCGCCGCGGGCTTTGCCGCGGTTACCGGCTGGCATGGCGGCAAGCTGGTGTTCGACTATCACATCGGCACCTCGTCCACCGGCAAGGGCTGA
- a CDS encoding CopD family protein encodes MAARGGGGMIVAVKLLHIAALSIWCAGLVGLPLLLAKHDTADEQTDYARLRMLTHRFYISVVTPAAVVSIAMGTALIFLRGVFVPWMFAKLVLVGLLVLLHGFVGHMTVTIGESGGGYAPKRAWPFVTVATAAMVLILVLVLGKPLLSERIAPDWLLEPQDQPLPVDEVPM; translated from the coding sequence ATGGCTGCGCGCGGCGGGGGTGGCATGATCGTCGCGGTCAAGCTGCTGCACATCGCTGCCTTGTCGATCTGGTGTGCCGGACTGGTCGGGCTGCCGCTGTTGCTGGCCAAGCACGATACTGCGGACGAGCAGACCGACTATGCGCGGCTGCGGATGCTCACGCATCGCTTTTATATCAGCGTCGTCACGCCCGCCGCGGTGGTGTCGATCGCGATGGGCACCGCGCTGATCTTCCTGCGCGGGGTGTTCGTGCCCTGGATGTTCGCCAAGCTCGTGCTGGTCGGGTTGCTGGTGCTGCTCCACGGCTTTGTCGGGCACATGACCGTGACGATCGGCGAAAGCGGCGGCGGCTATGCCCCGAAGCGGGCATGGCCGTTCGTGACCGTGGCGACGGCAGCGATGGTGCTGATCCTGGTCCTGGTGCTCGGCAAGCCGCTGTTGAGCGAGCGCATCGCGCCCGACTGGCTGCTCGAGCCGCAGGATCAGCCCTTGCCGGTGGACGAGGTGCCGATGTGA
- a CDS encoding cytochrome c oxidase assembly protein, giving the protein MTSYCGSPPFPKDWLLRWNFDPVLLGALAVCALLALRSNRPAPGLGGVAVLAVAFVSPLCALSVALFSARAVHHLLIVAVAAPLLALAFPARRNSDLGVALLVATATLWLWHVPTLYDRALADTLTYWLMQLTLIGSAFWLWRALFAAPPMPATLAAVLAMAQMGMLGALLTFAPGALYAAHAGTTLAWGIGQVADQQLAGLIMWVPGNLPYAVVTAMLGRRAWLRAAGVA; this is encoded by the coding sequence ATGACGAGCTATTGCGGCAGCCCGCCCTTTCCCAAGGACTGGCTGCTCCGCTGGAATTTCGACCCGGTGCTGCTGGGCGCGCTTGCGGTCTGCGCGCTTCTCGCACTGCGCTCGAACAGGCCCGCGCCTGGTCTGGGCGGGGTCGCAGTGCTGGCAGTGGCATTCGTGTCGCCGCTCTGTGCGCTCAGCGTCGCGCTGTTCTCCGCGCGCGCGGTCCATCACCTGCTGATCGTGGCCGTTGCGGCGCCGTTGCTCGCACTGGCGTTTCCCGCGCGGCGGAACAGCGACCTGGGCGTTGCGCTTCTGGTCGCCACCGCGACGCTGTGGCTGTGGCACGTGCCCACGCTGTATGACCGGGCACTAGCGGACACCCTGACGTACTGGCTGATGCAGCTGACGCTGATCGGGAGCGCGTTCTGGCTGTGGCGGGCGTTGTTCGCCGCCCCGCCCATGCCCGCGACGCTCGCCGCGGTCCTCGCGATGGCGCAGATGGGGATGCTGGGCGCGCTGCTGACCTTTGCCCCCGGCGCGCTGTACGCGGCGCATGCCGGCACGACTTTGGCCTGGGGGATCGGCCAGGTGGCCGACCAGCAGCTTGCGGGACTCATCATGTGGGTGCCCGGCAACCTTCCCTATGCCGTCGTGACGGCGATGCTCGGGCGGCGGGCATGGCTGCGCGCGGCGGGGGTGGCATGA
- a CDS encoding formate/nitrite transporter family protein, with amino-acid sequence MAEAEALKDPVGGAIASIAPEALAAKAGQPFARMLVLAMLAGAFIAFGSLGSLVAQANMGEEGAVRLLSGAAFSTGLILVMIVGAELFTGNTMMVLPAATGALALPRMVAAWAVVWIGNLIGSVAIVLLFAGAGGLGDGVGAAAMSVVEGKLAKPPAAIFASGILANMLVCLAVWMAMTARTLPAKILAIVGPITVFVAAGLEHSVANMSLLPLGWLAAPTATPDIAAGAVNLACSTLGNIVGGAVLALTMAFGHDALRRGD; translated from the coding sequence ATGGCGGAGGCGGAGGCTCTGAAGGACCCGGTCGGGGGCGCCATTGCTTCGATCGCACCGGAGGCACTGGCGGCCAAGGCGGGTCAGCCCTTCGCCCGCATGCTTGTCCTGGCGATGCTCGCCGGGGCGTTCATTGCCTTTGGGTCGCTCGGCTCGCTCGTCGCGCAGGCTAATATGGGCGAGGAGGGCGCCGTGCGCCTCCTGTCCGGCGCCGCATTTTCGACCGGGCTTATCCTGGTGATGATCGTCGGGGCCGAGCTGTTCACCGGGAACACGATGATGGTGCTTCCTGCCGCGACCGGCGCGCTCGCTCTGCCGCGGATGGTCGCGGCCTGGGCAGTGGTGTGGATTGGGAATCTGATCGGCTCGGTCGCGATCGTGCTGTTGTTCGCGGGCGCGGGCGGGCTGGGGGACGGAGTCGGCGCGGCGGCGATGTCGGTCGTGGAGGGGAAGCTGGCCAAGCCGCCGGCGGCGATCTTTGCGTCCGGTATCCTCGCCAACATGCTGGTGTGTCTGGCCGTGTGGATGGCGATGACCGCGCGGACGCTCCCCGCGAAGATTCTCGCGATCGTGGGGCCGATCACGGTCTTCGTCGCGGCGGGGCTCGAACATTCGGTCGCGAACATGTCGCTGTTGCCGCTCGGCTGGCTCGCAGCGCCGACGGCGACCCCGGATATCGCGGCGGGCGCCGTCAATCTGGCGTGCAGCACGCTGGGCAATATCGTCGGCGGTGCGGTGTTGGCGCTGACCATGGCCTTTGGCCACGACGCGCTGCGCCGCGGGGACTGA
- a CDS encoding FdhF/YdeP family oxidoreductase, translating to MTKDPKTVEYHSATGGWGSVRGMRDTALRERPSLGALDTLRRQNKTGGFMCTSCAWGKPKHPHAFEFCENGAKATMWELTSHRCTPEFFAEHSVTELRSWSDHDLEHQGRLTHPMRYDAATDHYVPCSWDEAFASIGAELKTINPKSAIFYASGRASLETTYAYALFARLYGHNNLPDSSNMCHETTSVTLNSLIGSPVGTCVLDDFEECDAIFFFGQNAGTNSPRFLHPLQKAVQRGCKVVTFNPIREKGLIEFISPQNPAQMLTGKGTQISCNYLQVRAGGDIAAIMGLCKFVFAEHERQGGTVIDRAFIAEHCTGFDAFHALADATSWERIEQESGLSRADIEAAGRVYVDAKRVIGVYGMGLTQHVHGFENIAMLVNLLLMRGNIGRPGAGICPVRGHSNVQGQRTVGMSEKPELVPLDKIAAQFGFEPPRDQGMTTVDVCEGLLDGTVHAFIGLGGNFLRAIPDQSRIEPVWEKMQLTVQIATKLNRGHLFNGRTAYLLPCLGRSEEDIRAGGPQTVTIEDSFSHIHGSLGHRTPASEHLKSEMAIVAGMAMATVAPNPNVPWEAWTGDYALVRDQIAETYHEQFHDMNARMFEPGGFYRGNSAREREWKTESGKAVFTSPEMLAATDVADADGRYRLVTVRSNDQFNTTIYGYSDRLRGIEGKRDVVLMNPADIDRAGLRAGQRIALVGDAGDGHARRIDGLEIVPFNLPDGTIVGYYPELNPLIAVTHHDRQSKTPAAKAVPVRIEAAA from the coding sequence ATGACCAAAGACCCCAAAACCGTCGAGTATCACAGCGCAACCGGCGGCTGGGGATCGGTGCGGGGCATGCGCGACACCGCGCTGCGCGAAAGGCCAAGTCTCGGCGCGCTCGACACGCTGCGGCGGCAAAACAAGACCGGCGGCTTCATGTGCACCAGCTGCGCCTGGGGCAAGCCGAAGCATCCCCATGCTTTCGAGTTCTGCGAGAATGGGGCGAAGGCAACGATGTGGGAACTGACGTCCCACCGCTGCACCCCCGAGTTCTTCGCCGAACATAGCGTGACCGAGTTGCGCAGCTGGAGCGATCACGATCTGGAGCATCAGGGGCGGTTGACGCACCCGATGCGCTATGACGCCGCGACCGACCATTATGTGCCGTGCAGCTGGGACGAAGCATTCGCTTCGATCGGTGCCGAGCTGAAGACGATCAATCCCAAGTCGGCGATCTTCTATGCATCGGGCCGCGCCAGCCTAGAGACGACCTATGCCTATGCGCTGTTCGCGCGGCTCTATGGGCACAATAACTTGCCCGACAGTTCGAACATGTGCCACGAGACCACGTCGGTCACCCTCAACAGCCTGATCGGGTCGCCCGTGGGCACCTGCGTTCTCGATGATTTCGAAGAATGCGACGCGATCTTCTTCTTCGGTCAGAATGCCGGCACCAATAGTCCGCGCTTTCTCCACCCGCTGCAAAAGGCGGTCCAGCGCGGGTGCAAGGTCGTTACCTTCAACCCGATCCGCGAAAAGGGGCTGATCGAATTCATCAGCCCGCAGAACCCGGCCCAGATGCTGACCGGCAAGGGCACGCAGATCAGCTGCAACTATCTCCAGGTGCGCGCGGGCGGCGACATCGCCGCGATCATGGGGCTGTGCAAGTTCGTGTTCGCGGAGCACGAGCGGCAAGGCGGCACCGTGATCGACCGTGCGTTCATCGCCGAGCATTGCACCGGGTTCGATGCGTTCCATGCGCTGGCCGACGCCACGTCCTGGGAGCGGATCGAACAGGAATCGGGCCTGAGCCGTGCGGATATCGAGGCGGCGGGGCGCGTCTATGTCGACGCGAAGCGCGTGATCGGGGTGTACGGCATGGGGCTGACCCAGCATGTCCACGGGTTCGAGAACATCGCGATGCTGGTCAACCTGCTGCTGATGCGCGGCAATATCGGGCGGCCCGGCGCGGGCATCTGTCCGGTGCGCGGCCATTCGAACGTGCAGGGACAGCGCACTGTCGGAATGTCGGAAAAGCCCGAGCTCGTCCCGCTCGACAAGATCGCGGCGCAGTTCGGCTTCGAACCGCCGCGCGACCAGGGCATGACCACGGTCGATGTGTGCGAGGGGCTGCTGGACGGTACGGTCCATGCGTTCATCGGGCTTGGCGGCAATTTCCTGCGCGCGATTCCGGACCAGTCGCGGATCGAGCCCGTGTGGGAGAAGATGCAGCTCACGGTCCAGATCGCGACCAAGCTGAACCGAGGGCATTTGTTCAATGGGCGCACCGCCTATCTGCTGCCCTGCCTCGGCCGCAGCGAGGAGGACATTCGGGCGGGCGGTCCGCAGACCGTGACGATCGAGGACAGCTTCAGCCACATCCACGGGTCGCTCGGCCACCGCACTCCGGCGAGCGAGCATCTGAAATCCGAAATGGCGATCGTCGCCGGCATGGCGATGGCGACGGTCGCGCCCAACCCAAACGTGCCCTGGGAGGCGTGGACCGGCGATTACGCGCTGGTGCGCGACCAGATCGCCGAGACCTATCACGAGCAGTTCCACGACATGAACGCGCGGATGTTCGAGCCGGGCGGCTTTTATCGCGGCAACAGCGCGCGCGAGCGAGAGTGGAAGACCGAGAGCGGGAAGGCGGTGTTCACCTCGCCCGAGATGTTGGCGGCGACCGACGTCGCCGATGCCGATGGCCGCTACCGGCTGGTCACGGTGCGCTCGAACGACCAGTTCAACACCACCATCTATGGCTATAGCGACCGGCTGCGCGGGATCGAGGGCAAGCGCGACGTCGTCCTGATGAACCCCGCCGATATCGATCGCGCGGGGCTGCGCGCCGGACAGCGTATCGCGCTGGTCGGCGATGCCGGCGACGGCCATGCCCGCCGCATCGACGGGCTGGAGATCGTGCCCTTCAATCTGCCCGACGGGACGATCGTGGGCTATTATCCCGAGTTGAATCCGCTGATCGCGGTCACGCACCATGATCGCCAATCGAAGACTCCGGCGGCGAAGGCGGTTCCGGTCCGCATCGAAGCGGCGGCTTGA
- the fdhD gene encoding formate dehydrogenase accessory sulfurtransferase FdhD has translation MTAPPASVAPISGDSATRMRLLRVEATGGTAAIDRAIAREVPIAIEFNGIGYAVLMATPTDLHDLAFGFALAERLIEGAEDILDVESHAVMAEATTGVVLRATLAAHCADRVVERVRHRVSESSCGLCGIENLEQALRPIPSVTALWEGEDTAVFRALAALDQRQPLNRETRAVHGAAACTRDGDPWLVREDVGRHNAFDKLIGAMLRAGRGWGGGFALLTSRCSYELVEKAVLSQCPMLATLSAPTTLALQRAEAAGLPLRVLVRSDALLATRAAGT, from the coding sequence ATGACAGCGCCCCCTGCCTCCGTCGCACCGATTTCCGGCGATTCGGCGACGCGGATGCGATTGCTGAGGGTCGAAGCCACCGGCGGGACCGCTGCGATCGATCGCGCGATCGCTCGCGAGGTGCCGATAGCGATCGAGTTCAATGGCATTGGCTATGCGGTGCTGATGGCGACCCCGACCGATCTGCACGACCTCGCCTTCGGCTTTGCGCTTGCGGAGCGGCTGATCGAGGGCGCCGAGGATATCCTGGATGTCGAGAGCCACGCGGTAATGGCGGAGGCAACGACGGGGGTCGTCCTGCGCGCCACGCTCGCAGCGCACTGCGCCGATCGGGTGGTCGAGCGCGTTCGGCACCGCGTTTCCGAATCATCGTGCGGGCTGTGCGGCATCGAGAATCTCGAACAGGCGTTGCGCCCGATCCCTTCGGTCACCGCGCTTTGGGAGGGCGAGGATACAGCCGTGTTCCGCGCGCTCGCCGCGCTGGACCAGCGCCAGCCGCTCAACCGCGAGACCCGCGCCGTCCACGGCGCAGCCGCCTGCACGCGCGACGGCGATCCCTGGCTGGTGCGCGAGGATGTCGGTCGCCATAATGCCTTTGATAAACTGATCGGGGCGATGCTTCGCGCCGGGCGCGGCTGGGGCGGCGGCTTCGCGTTGCTGACGTCGCGTTGCTCCTACGAACTGGTCGAAAAGGCAGTGCTGTCGCAATGCCCGATGCTGGCGACGCTGTCGGCGCCCACTACGCTGGCGCTCCAGCGCGCCGAAGCGGCCGGACTTCCGCTGCGCGTGCTGGTGCGCAGCGACGCGCTGCTGGCGACCCGGGCGGCGGGCACATGA
- a CDS encoding molybdopterin molybdotransferase MoeA, translating to MSATGFDAALATLAAHALPLGQESIPLSKAGRRILAAPVLARVDAPRQDSAAMDGFALRAADLAGGCTRFRILGESFPATPFDGSVGAGEAVRVATGAPMPTGTDYVRIVEEAIVDGALVSFATPSERSAVRRLGSDFASGATVLEAGRVLEPRALVAAAAADAASVTVWRRPRVAVLAIGEALVAPGSAADSASPHALPDSLSEAILLLAHQWGAKPIGQSRVGDAGTSIRAAAAELLAGCDVLVLVGGASRGRREDGMAALAPLGLEMQFADLAIKPGRPTCYGRIGAAHVIALPGNPTAAMTIARVLLVPLLTGLAGRGIDAGLRWVELPLAGGAPQGGGRDRFLCAESVGAGVRILDRESLNGQALLTRADLLVRLPATGPALPHGATVPTLRF from the coding sequence ATGAGCGCGACCGGGTTCGACGCCGCGCTCGCCACACTTGCCGCGCATGCCCTGCCGCTCGGGCAGGAAAGCATACCGCTCTCCAAGGCCGGACGGCGTATCCTGGCGGCGCCGGTGCTCGCGCGGGTCGACGCGCCGCGACAGGACAGCGCCGCGATGGACGGCTTCGCGCTGCGCGCCGCGGACCTGGCGGGAGGCTGCACCCGTTTTCGCATCCTTGGCGAGAGCTTCCCCGCGACTCCGTTCGATGGCTCTGTCGGCGCCGGCGAAGCAGTGCGGGTCGCGACCGGTGCGCCGATGCCGACCGGCACCGACTATGTGCGCATCGTCGAGGAGGCGATCGTCGACGGTGCGCTGGTGTCCTTCGCCACTCCATCGGAGCGCAGCGCCGTGCGGCGTCTCGGCTCCGACTTCGCCTCCGGCGCGACGGTCCTCGAGGCAGGGCGCGTGCTCGAGCCCCGCGCGCTGGTCGCCGCAGCCGCCGCCGACGCGGCCAGCGTCACGGTATGGCGGCGCCCGCGCGTCGCGGTGCTCGCGATCGGAGAGGCGCTCGTCGCCCCGGGAAGCGCGGCGGACAGTGCTTCTCCGCACGCCCTTCCCGACAGCCTGTCGGAGGCGATCCTGCTCCTGGCGCATCAATGGGGCGCCAAGCCGATCGGGCAGTCGAGGGTCGGGGACGCGGGCACTTCCATCCGCGCCGCCGCGGCGGAATTGCTCGCGGGGTGCGACGTCCTCGTGCTCGTCGGCGGCGCGTCGCGCGGTCGGCGGGAAGACGGGATGGCCGCGCTGGCGCCGCTCGGGCTGGAGATGCAGTTCGCGGATCTCGCGATCAAGCCGGGGCGGCCGACCTGCTATGGTCGGATCGGCGCGGCGCATGTGATCGCGCTGCCCGGCAATCCCACCGCGGCGATGACGATCGCGCGAGTGCTGCTGGTGCCGTTGCTGACCGGGCTGGCCGGGCGCGGGATCGACGCGGGGCTGCGCTGGGTGGAACTGCCGCTGGCGGGCGGCGCCCCGCAGGGCGGCGGGCGCGATCGCTTCCTGTGCGCCGAGAGCGTCGGCGCGGGGGTCCGCATTCTGGACCGCGAGTCGCTCAACGGACAGGCGCTGTTGACGCGTGCCGACCTGCTGGTCCGGCTTCCTGCCACCGGACCGGCATTGCCGCACGGGGCTACCGTGCCGACGCTGCGCTTTTAG
- the mobA gene encoding molybdenum cofactor guanylyltransferase — MRILGAVLAGGQSRRFGSDKAMARIGDMLLIDHVLQALAPQVDALVLCGRSWGGVDALVDRPAPGLGPLGGLNAALHHAAERGFAGVLSVPVDVFPLPPDLRERLVGETPRTLLRQHALGYWPVALAPLLDAQLAAGARSIRAWIDASGASAHDDAALGLRNINTPGDLPHDGSLGG; from the coding sequence ATGCGCATCCTCGGTGCCGTGCTCGCGGGCGGGCAATCGCGCCGCTTCGGCAGCGACAAGGCAATGGCGCGGATCGGCGACATGCTGCTGATCGACCATGTCCTCCAGGCGCTCGCGCCCCAGGTCGATGCGCTGGTGCTGTGCGGGCGATCCTGGGGCGGGGTGGATGCGCTCGTCGACCGGCCCGCCCCCGGACTGGGCCCGCTGGGCGGGCTCAACGCGGCGCTGCATCATGCGGCGGAGCGCGGATTTGCGGGGGTATTGAGCGTCCCGGTCGACGTCTTCCCGCTCCCGCCCGACCTGCGCGAGCGGCTCGTCGGCGAGACGCCGCGCACGCTGCTCCGGCAGCACGCGCTCGGCTATTGGCCGGTCGCACTGGCGCCGCTGCTCGACGCCCAGCTCGCCGCGGGCGCGCGGTCGATCCGGGCGTGGATCGACGCGAGCGGGGCGTCGGCGCATGACGATGCCGCACTGGGCCTGCGCAATATCAACACGCCGGGGGACCTGCCGCACGACGGTTCGCTCGGGGGCTAA